A region of Ferruginibacter albus DNA encodes the following proteins:
- a CDS encoding alpha/beta fold hydrolase, translating to MKKLSILLFYLMTIVLSNSFAQKTDSSKAKPTIVFVHGLWADGSCWLKVITPLIEKGYNVICVQNPTTSLADDVAATKRAIDRAKGDVVLVGHSWGGFVITEAGVDPRVKALVYISAFAPDNGETVGSLGKKAPETELSKFLENANGFLTLSKEGVSKAFAGDLTAKEQNEIYAVQPPAFYSLFADVCTNVAWKIKPSWYVVSAEDKCINPELEKLMAKRANAKTTVLESSHVAMLSHSKEVLEVILSAVKGVEN from the coding sequence ATGAAAAAATTATCTATTCTTCTATTTTATTTGATGACAATCGTTCTATCAAACAGTTTTGCCCAAAAAACTGATTCATCCAAAGCCAAACCAACTATTGTATTTGTGCATGGCTTGTGGGCAGATGGCTCTTGCTGGTTAAAAGTAATTACACCACTTATTGAAAAGGGTTACAATGTAATTTGTGTGCAAAATCCAACAACGTCATTAGCAGACGATGTTGCTGCTACCAAAAGAGCTATCGACAGAGCAAAAGGTGATGTTGTATTGGTGGGGCATTCCTGGGGTGGCTTCGTAATTACTGAAGCGGGAGTAGACCCACGTGTTAAAGCGCTGGTTTATATTTCAGCTTTTGCACCTGATAACGGAGAAACGGTAGGTTCTCTTGGCAAAAAAGCGCCCGAAACCGAACTTTCAAAATTTCTTGAAAATGCAAATGGATTCTTAACCTTATCTAAAGAAGGCGTTAGTAAAGCATTTGCAGGCGATTTAACAGCAAAGGAACAAAACGAAATATATGCTGTTCAGCCACCTGCTTTTTATAGTTTGTTTGCAGATGTTTGTACAAATGTGGCATGGAAAATCAAACCTTCCTGGTATGTTGTATCAGCAGAAGATAAATGCATTAATCCTGAATTAGAAAAGTTGATGGCAAAAAGAGCGAATGCAAAAACAACTGTGTTGGAATCTTCGCATGTGGCAATGCTGTCTCATTCCAAAGAAGTTTTAGAGGTGATATTAAGTGCTGTAAAAGGAGTAGAAAATTAG
- a CDS encoding Dps family protein → MTTIGITDTNRQTVAVELSKILADEYVLYTKTRNAHWNIEGIDFHTKHVFFEQQFGQLDELVDSVAERIRTLGHYSPATLQSFLSLTHLTEQNRSANDSKGFITELLNDHESIIIHLRENINRFANELGDVGTSDFITGLMQEHEKMAWFLRSHLK, encoded by the coding sequence ATGACAACCATTGGAATTACCGACACCAACCGCCAAACCGTTGCTGTAGAACTATCAAAAATTTTAGCAGATGAATATGTGCTTTATACTAAAACGAGAAATGCTCATTGGAATATTGAAGGAATCGATTTTCATACCAAGCATGTTTTTTTTGAACAACAGTTTGGCCAATTGGATGAATTGGTGGATAGCGTTGCAGAACGTATCAGAACCTTAGGTCATTATTCACCTGCAACCTTGCAATCTTTTTTAAGCCTTACGCATTTAACAGAGCAAAACAGAAGTGCTAATGACAGCAAAGGTTTTATTACGGAATTGTTGAATGATCATGAAAGCATTATTATTCATTTAAGAGAAAACATAAATCGCTTTGCCAATGAACTAGGAGATGTAGGTACCAGCGATTTTATTACAGGATTAATGCAGGAACATGAAAAGATGGCTTGGTTTCTGCGTTCACATCTTAAATAA
- a CDS encoding TonB-dependent receptor: MKRIFQRLLVILFSFIGITSFSQVTTSSITGIVKGTDGKPLEGATITAVHTPSGTQYSTISRESGVFNLPGLRTGGPYKITIEHVGYNPQTFENINLLLDQAYNIDAQMGTDVVNLSTVAVKGIKRKANQEKTGASTNIGAAQLATLPTINRSITDFTRTTPQSSGTGFAGRDNRMNNVTVDGANLNNNFGLTSDLLPGGGNPISLDAFEEISVNLSPFDVKQSGFTGAGVNAITKSGTNTFHGSAYTAYRNQSFNGLKIDDTTLNKPAASTNKIYGVTLGGPIIKNKLFFFINGEIEESTKPGVTFAPAGGTGSGTGSLVPIDSLKKLSDFLKSQYNFDPGAYDNFPAFTNKNHKIMAKVDWNISNVHKLTVKYSDYSSTSYSVISQSGGINGVNSKDGVTYVPRFGTTSMGFANDNYSQEDIVRTATIELNSNFHGKFANDFIATLTKISSIKGHDGETFPYVDIIGSNVSGISSTTNYLHFGNEPFNGNNNQVVNDVYTVTDNFSYFKGKHTFTAGINFEYQKVGNMFMAGSQGYYVYNSLNDFITNAAPRAFSINYSLVPSQDAVFSANLKTAQLGFYVQDEVNIQNKLKLTMGLRVDEPIYPEAPLENPAITALQFYAADGSKVSYNGGKWPNATPLLSPRVGFRWDVKGDKSLIVRGGVGIFTGRIPFVFLTNVPSSSGMYTFGTSIVAANADMSQFKFNPDPHAYNPFYNNSLDPSLFPTKAGTVAPSSFALIDPNFKFPQVWRLDLAVEKQLGKGWTVSGEALITKNINDPFLRNATQQPFDTVVNVAPNDVRGRFSSANARTLYPGKVTQAIILENASLGYSCVYTALLAKTFTKGFYASLSYTYTIAKDLSANPGSQAASIWSANAMPGNLNDQNLSYSSFAVPHRIVATFSYRKEYLKHLASTFTFYYEGSAYGFVGTTLSPRYSYTYNGDLNNDGATTSDLIYVPKNASEINFVDIKNGNTVTYTAQQQSDAFMQYVAQDPYLSQHKGEVVKRYGATMPFYHRVDFSFLQDIFTNIGGRKNTLQFNASINNLLNLLNSHWGIQQTVINTNPLILNKVTAGVPYYQLATYQGALINKTFTNTLSTNTTWGLQLGLKYIF, encoded by the coding sequence ATGAAAAGAATTTTCCAAAGACTTCTTGTTATTCTTTTTTCTTTCATCGGAATAACTTCATTTTCACAAGTAACAACATCAAGCATTACAGGCATTGTAAAAGGCACAGACGGTAAGCCTTTGGAAGGCGCTACTATTACTGCGGTACACACGCCTTCCGGAACGCAATATTCAACCATTTCAAGAGAAAGCGGTGTATTTAACTTACCGGGGTTGCGTACCGGCGGCCCTTATAAAATAACAATTGAACATGTTGGATATAATCCGCAGACTTTTGAAAACATTAATCTGTTATTAGACCAGGCGTATAATATTGATGCGCAGATGGGCACGGATGTGGTAAATCTATCTACCGTTGCAGTAAAAGGAATTAAAAGAAAAGCTAACCAGGAAAAAACAGGAGCTTCTACCAATATAGGCGCTGCACAGTTAGCAACCTTACCTACTATTAACCGAAGCATCACCGATTTTACCCGTACAACGCCACAGTCAAGCGGTACCGGTTTTGCGGGCAGAGACAATCGTATGAATAATGTAACGGTTGATGGAGCTAATCTTAATAATAATTTTGGATTGACAAGCGATCTATTACCCGGTGGAGGCAATCCAATTTCATTAGATGCTTTTGAAGAGATATCTGTAAATCTTTCTCCTTTCGATGTTAAGCAATCGGGCTTTACCGGTGCCGGCGTAAATGCCATTACTAAAAGCGGTACCAATACTTTTCATGGCAGTGCATATACGGCTTACCGCAATCAAAGTTTTAATGGATTAAAAATAGACGACACAACATTAAATAAACCGGCAGCCTCTACCAACAAGATCTATGGAGTTACATTGGGTGGTCCGATCATTAAAAATAAATTGTTCTTTTTTATAAATGGCGAGATAGAAGAAAGCACAAAGCCGGGTGTAACCTTTGCACCAGCAGGTGGTACAGGTAGTGGAACAGGTTCATTGGTACCCATCGATTCTCTTAAAAAATTATCAGACTTTTTAAAAAGCCAATACAATTTTGATCCGGGAGCATACGACAATTTCCCTGCATTCACCAACAAGAACCATAAAATAATGGCTAAGGTAGATTGGAATATCAGCAATGTACATAAGCTAACGGTGAAGTATAGTGATTACAGCAGCACCAGTTATTCTGTGATCAGTCAAAGCGGCGGCATCAATGGCGTTAACAGTAAAGATGGTGTTACATACGTTCCCCGCTTTGGAACAACATCTATGGGATTTGCAAACGATAATTATAGCCAGGAAGATATCGTTCGTACTGCAACAATAGAATTGAACAGTAATTTTCATGGAAAATTTGCCAATGATTTTATTGCTACACTCACAAAAATAAGTTCTATCAAAGGTCATGATGGAGAAACATTTCCTTATGTTGATATTATTGGTTCAAACGTTAGCGGCATTAGTAGCACTACCAACTACCTGCATTTTGGTAACGAGCCTTTTAATGGTAACAATAACCAGGTGGTCAATGATGTATATACCGTTACTGATAATTTCAGTTACTTTAAAGGCAAGCATACTTTTACAGCCGGTATAAACTTTGAATACCAGAAAGTGGGTAATATGTTCATGGCTGGGTCACAAGGGTACTATGTTTATAATTCTTTGAATGATTTTATTACCAATGCAGCACCAAGAGCTTTCTCTATAAATTATTCTTTGGTTCCCAGTCAGGACGCAGTATTCTCTGCTAATTTAAAAACAGCACAATTAGGATTTTATGTACAGGATGAAGTGAATATTCAGAACAAGTTAAAATTGACGATGGGCTTGCGTGTAGATGAGCCTATTTATCCGGAGGCACCATTGGAAAATCCTGCTATTACTGCTTTACAATTTTATGCAGCTGATGGAAGCAAGGTCAGCTATAATGGAGGCAAATGGCCCAATGCTACTCCTTTGCTTTCTCCACGGGTGGGATTTCGTTGGGATGTTAAAGGAGATAAAAGCCTGATCGTACGCGGAGGTGTGGGTATTTTTACAGGAAGAATTCCTTTTGTATTTCTTACCAATGTGCCTAGCTCAAGCGGGATGTACACTTTTGGTACTTCTATTGTTGCTGCCAATGCAGATATGTCGCAATTTAAATTTAACCCCGATCCTCATGCATACAATCCGTTTTATAACAATTCGCTTGACCCAAGCTTATTCCCTACAAAAGCAGGAACAGTAGCACCGTCAAGCTTTGCATTGATCGATCCTAATTTTAAATTTCCGCAAGTATGGCGTTTAGACCTGGCTGTTGAAAAACAATTAGGAAAAGGATGGACTGTTTCCGGCGAAGCATTGATCACTAAAAATATTAACGACCCATTCTTACGCAATGCAACGCAACAGCCTTTTGATACTGTTGTGAATGTTGCACCTAATGATGTACGAGGAAGATTCTCTTCTGCCAATGCCAGAACATTGTATCCCGGGAAGGTTACGCAGGCGATCATATTGGAAAATGCCAGTCTGGGCTATTCCTGCGTATATACGGCACTGTTAGCTAAAACCTTTACAAAAGGATTTTACGCATCTTTATCTTATACCTATACCATTGCAAAAGATCTGTCTGCAAATCCCGGAAGCCAGGCTGCTTCTATATGGAGTGCTAATGCAATGCCGGGTAACCTGAACGATCAAAATCTTTCTTATTCTTCTTTTGCAGTACCGCATCGTATAGTGGCAACCTTTTCTTATAGAAAAGAATATTTAAAACATTTAGCATCTACATTTACGTTCTATTACGAAGGCTCGGCTTATGGTTTTGTAGGAACCACGCTTTCTCCAAGATATTCCTACACTTATAACGGTGATCTGAATAATGATGGAGCCACCACTTCTGATCTGATATATGTTCCTAAAAACGCTTCTGAAATAAATTTTGTTGATATAAAGAATGGTAATACGGTTACCTATACAGCACAACAACAATCGGATGCATTTATGCAATATGTGGCACAGGATCCTTATTTGAGCCAGCATAAAGGAGAAGTGGTTAAAAGATATGGAGCCACAATGCCTTTTTATCACCGAGTTGATTTTAGTTTCCTGCAGGATATTTTTACCAATATCGGAGGAAGAAAAAATACATTGCAGTTTAACGCCAGCATCAACAATTTGTTGAATTTATTAAACAGTCATTGGGGAATTCAGCAAACTGTCATCAATACCAATCCTTTAATATTGAATAAAGTAACAGCAGGTGTTCCTTATTATCAATTAGCGACTTATCAAGGTGCGCTGATCAATAAAACATTTACCAATACTTTATCTACCAATACAACCTGGGGATTGCAATTGGGATTGAAATATATTTTCTAG
- a CDS encoding radical SAM protein, translating into MKHSPYILYSDGNGNIFEDTSLYVTGRSGWDALPVPTEEWIELPEGGSLYELPGRRGIGIDVETGEMRLCEKGWAVAAFIPPAHTGLYLAAYETGPDAPTLPLFCYTAAGWYDDKFFVPAVRIEQDIRQECAGFDDEKIQLGVKQLLTSYSHNRLVKHLAENCCLTYHCPAARNFFMGRWECPVPSSPACNANCIGCISFQPTDESIVSTQDRLTFKPTAEEIVEFTVPHLETAPYPIVSFGQGCEGEPLLMWETIRESIIEMRRHTQKGSININTNGSNPKGVKALCEAGLNSIRVSTNSAREKIYTPYYRPNNYVFDDIVESLKVVTGYGGWTSINYFVFPGMTDSVEEYEALRKLIKETGLKMIQWRNFNIDPDWYLGKIGVSDTGECMGIKQMMELLKEEFPALRFGYFNPSMERIKGNFEVDFAH; encoded by the coding sequence TTGAAACACAGTCCATACATATTATACTCCGATGGTAACGGAAATATTTTTGAAGACACTTCGCTGTATGTAACAGGCAGAAGCGGTTGGGATGCATTGCCTGTTCCAACAGAGGAATGGATTGAATTACCGGAGGGTGGCTCTTTGTATGAATTACCCGGCAGACGAGGTATTGGTATTGATGTGGAAACAGGAGAGATGCGGTTGTGCGAGAAAGGTTGGGCGGTAGCGGCTTTTATTCCACCGGCACACACAGGGTTGTATTTAGCGGCTTATGAAACAGGACCGGATGCACCTACATTACCTTTGTTTTGTTATACTGCTGCAGGCTGGTACGATGATAAATTTTTTGTTCCTGCCGTAAGAATAGAACAGGATATTCGGCAAGAGTGTGCGGGCTTTGATGATGAAAAGATACAATTAGGAGTAAAGCAATTGCTTACTTCGTATAGCCATAACCGTTTGGTAAAGCATTTAGCGGAAAATTGCTGCCTGACATATCATTGTCCTGCTGCAAGAAATTTTTTTATGGGCAGATGGGAATGCCCTGTTCCTTCATCACCGGCTTGTAATGCCAATTGCATTGGCTGTATTTCTTTTCAGCCAACCGATGAAAGCATTGTAAGTACACAAGACCGGTTAACCTTTAAACCTACAGCCGAAGAGATCGTGGAATTTACTGTGCCGCATTTGGAAACGGCGCCATACCCGATCGTAAGCTTTGGTCAGGGTTGTGAAGGCGAGCCTTTATTAATGTGGGAAACCATTCGGGAATCTATCATTGAAATGCGCCGGCACACACAAAAGGGCAGCATCAATATTAATACAAACGGCAGTAACCCTAAAGGGGTTAAAGCCTTATGCGAAGCAGGGTTGAACAGTATTCGTGTCAGCACTAATTCTGCTCGTGAAAAAATATATACGCCGTATTATCGCCCTAATAATTATGTATTTGATGATATTGTTGAAAGCTTGAAAGTAGTAACAGGTTATGGAGGGTGGACAAGCATCAATTATTTTGTTTTTCCCGGGATGACAGACAGTGTAGAAGAGTATGAAGCATTACGAAAGCTGATAAAAGAGACCGGCTTAAAAATGATCCAATGGCGTAACTTTAATATTGATCCGGATTGGTATTTAGGAAAAATAGGAGTGAGCGATACCGGAGAATGTATGGGCATTAAACAAATGATGGAATTATTAAAAGAAGAATTTCCTGCATTGCGTTTTGGATATTTCAATCCTTCGATGGAACGAATTAAAGGGAATTTTGAAGTTGATTTTGCACATTGA
- a CDS encoding LemA family protein produces the protein MKFFYSAFFFLLLASQNNFAQDTLHLINESWISLKKELQKHTGLVRALTQELSRSAVIDKEQLKKANTSAISLYQYVDSLNSPDSVSLYVAGEKNNILTQELTNTIASLINESEFYNNEEVNKLLPELEGSENRIVVAKQVYNDICIKFKRTDLLFDYYYVDKKEMPIIKF, from the coding sequence ATGAAGTTTTTTTATTCAGCTTTCTTTTTTTTATTACTTGCGTCTCAAAATAACTTTGCGCAGGATACTTTACATCTAATAAATGAAAGCTGGATTAGTTTAAAAAAAGAGTTGCAAAAACACACCGGACTCGTACGTGCTTTAACACAGGAGCTTTCTAGATCGGCTGTGATTGATAAAGAACAATTAAAAAAAGCAAATACTTCCGCTATAAGCCTTTATCAATATGTTGATAGTTTGAATAGCCCGGATAGTGTATCGTTATATGTTGCCGGCGAAAAAAATAATATTTTAACGCAGGAGCTAACCAATACAATAGCTTCTTTAATAAATGAAAGTGAATTTTATAACAATGAGGAAGTGAATAAACTTTTACCGGAATTAGAAGGAAGCGAAAACAGAATTGTAGTAGCTAAACAAGTTTATAACGACATTTGCATAAAGTTTAAAAGAACGGACCTGCTTTTTGATTATTATTATGTCGATAAGAAGGAAATGCCGATAATTAAATTTTGA
- a CDS encoding agmatinase family protein, with protein sequence MADLTMFNPNAISNPNNNIFGLPFTEEDARLIILPVPWEVTVSYETGSARAPNHILRESLKVELLDEDMKDGWRQGFFMRIPDKKVLMKSDYLRKEAELYINYIAEGEHTEENKFMTKTLKEVNAGGVYLNEWVYEQTKDLLNKGKLVCVLGGDHSTMLGFLRAIAERHGDFGILQIDAHCDLRNTYTNFKYSHASVMYNALEEIPQITKLVQVGIRDFCEEEEQYLQAHPDRIKVFTDNRVNRRLLEGEIWKTIVDEVIEQLPQNVYISFDIDGLDPKLCPNTGSPVQGGLEISQAFYLCKKIVFSGRKLLGFDISEIGISRNGWDENVGARVLFKLCNLMLLGNTL encoded by the coding sequence ATGGCTGATTTAACCATGTTCAACCCGAATGCGATCAGCAATCCCAACAACAACATTTTCGGATTGCCTTTTACGGAAGAGGATGCAAGATTGATAATTCTTCCCGTACCGTGGGAAGTTACCGTAAGCTATGAAACCGGTTCTGCCCGTGCCCCGAACCATATTTTAAGAGAAAGCCTGAAGGTAGAATTGCTGGATGAGGATATGAAAGACGGCTGGCGGCAAGGTTTTTTTATGCGTATTCCCGACAAAAAAGTGTTGATGAAAAGCGATTACCTGCGAAAAGAAGCAGAATTGTACATCAACTACATAGCTGAAGGGGAGCACACCGAGGAAAATAAGTTCATGACAAAAACACTTAAGGAAGTGAACGCAGGTGGCGTTTATTTGAATGAGTGGGTGTATGAACAAACAAAAGATCTTTTAAATAAAGGAAAACTGGTTTGTGTGCTGGGCGGCGATCATAGTACTATGCTTGGTTTTTTAAGAGCAATTGCAGAAAGACACGGAGATTTTGGTATCCTGCAAATTGATGCGCATTGCGATCTAAGAAATACGTATACCAATTTTAAATATTCTCATGCATCTGTTATGTACAATGCACTAGAAGAAATTCCGCAGATAACAAAATTGGTACAGGTAGGGATAAGAGATTTTTGCGAAGAAGAGGAACAATATTTACAGGCACATCCCGACAGGATAAAAGTGTTTACCGATAACCGCGTAAACAGGCGTTTGCTGGAAGGGGAAATATGGAAAACCATTGTGGATGAAGTGATCGAGCAGCTACCTCAAAACGTATACATCAGCTTTGATATTGATGGATTGGATCCAAAGCTTTGTCCCAACACGGGGTCTCCGGTACAAGGTGGTCTGGAAATATCGCAGGCTTTTTACTTATGTAAGAAAATAGTGTTCAGTGGCAGAAAATTATTAGGCTTTGATATTAGTGAGATCGGCATAAGCAGGAACGGCTGGGATGAAAATGTAGGGGCGAGAGTTTTATTTAAATTATGCAATTTGATGTTGCTCGGTAACACGCTTTAA
- a CDS encoding cytochrome c maturation protein CcmE domain-containing protein: MSIIILVAIAIGIGILISMFTDISTYDSINSARQKQGTFVHVIARIDKSVPLDYNPANNPNYLSFIAVDSLGARAKVIYHNTKPAELEQSDRVVLKGKMEGDVFECSEILLKCPSKYKDDKKQLEKSVSAKS; the protein is encoded by the coding sequence ATGAGTATTATAATCCTTGTGGCGATAGCAATTGGTATTGGCATTTTGATATCAATGTTTACAGATATTTCAACATATGATTCCATTAATTCAGCCAGGCAAAAGCAAGGAACTTTTGTTCATGTAATTGCAAGGATCGACAAATCGGTTCCGCTCGATTACAACCCGGCGAACAACCCGAATTACCTCTCGTTTATAGCAGTTGATAGTTTGGGTGCCAGAGCTAAAGTGATCTATCATAATACCAAGCCGGCAGAGCTGGAACAAAGCGACCGTGTAGTATTAAAAGGCAAAATGGAAGGCGATGTATTTGAGTGCAGCGAAATTTTATTAAAATGCCCCAGCAAATACAAAGACGACAAAAAACAATTGGAAAAATCAGTTAGCGCAAAATCATAG
- the ccsA gene encoding cytochrome c biogenesis protein CcsA, producing MQEHLFIGKFGHFFVLLAFTASLLSTISYFIASRKKDVQEQNAWIKFARTYFFIETIAVITIFISIFIICYNHYFEYLYAWKHTSKELETRYLLACIWEDQSGSFLLWTIWHCILGIVIMIRRKEWEAPVMTVIGLAQTFLALMIMGVYFFGVKIGNSPFALTKEEIQAPIFSSPEYLLAITKMHEENGMGLNVLLRNYWMVIHPPVLFLGFASTIIPFAFAYAGMQTKRFADWIKPALPFALFSACVLGVGIMMGGKWAYESLSFGGYWAWDPVENASLVPWLILIAGLHTMVVHKATGHSLRASYLFVILTFIFILYSTTLTRTGVLGDTSVHAFTEKGIAMNVLISSFFIAFAVGSLILFGINYKKIPAIHKEESTSSREFWMFIGSLVLFLSSLFISAKTSLPVFNWMFGTHWAPPEDVEFSYNKVIILVAVIIGILSAITQYFKYKSTPSSFIRKKILIPTIAALVITILLYFIYPIDYHKQGYGFLGAIYFALFATIYSVIANASYIWSALNGKLKNAGASIAHAGFALMLTGILISSGNKKVISEDKFKNFFIPMGIDPLTKKQDNAAENINLIRQVPTTMGQYTVTYRGDSAGNEKGKRFYDLLFERKDSVTGNLAESFTLKPTVYLMKDKNMSSNPDIKSYLTHDIFTYISYTLNPETNQDTAHYTLHDVKEGDTIFYSKGIMIFNGVTKNAVDNKFKLSPANGIVVQANLTVIGKDSMKYIAEPVIQIDNESATSFEDTLYAQNLYVKFAGVTSDNKVKIAVKESEKIIDFVTIKAFYFPYIKLVWLGLLLMVAGFIVSIRQRANLSTPVVTIVLIVVLATLFYMFM from the coding sequence ATGCAAGAACACTTGTTTATCGGTAAGTTCGGACACTTTTTTGTATTGCTTGCATTTACAGCTTCTCTCCTTTCTACCATTTCTTATTTTATTGCTTCACGCAAAAAAGATGTTCAAGAACAGAACGCATGGATAAAGTTTGCCAGAACTTATTTCTTTATTGAAACGATAGCAGTGATCACTATTTTCATTTCTATCTTTATTATTTGCTACAATCATTATTTCGAATACCTATATGCCTGGAAGCATACTTCCAAAGAATTAGAAACAAGATATTTATTGGCCTGCATCTGGGAAGACCAATCCGGTAGTTTTTTATTATGGACGATATGGCATTGTATATTGGGCATAGTGATAATGATCCGGCGAAAAGAATGGGAAGCGCCTGTAATGACAGTAATTGGTTTGGCGCAAACATTTTTAGCGTTGATGATAATGGGTGTTTATTTTTTTGGAGTCAAGATAGGGAACAGCCCTTTTGCATTGACCAAAGAAGAGATACAGGCACCGATATTTTCATCGCCGGAATATTTATTGGCGATCACCAAAATGCACGAAGAGAATGGCATGGGCCTGAACGTGCTGTTGCGTAATTATTGGATGGTGATACATCCACCGGTATTATTCTTAGGATTCGCATCTACCATCATTCCATTTGCTTTTGCTTATGCAGGGATGCAAACAAAACGTTTTGCCGACTGGATAAAACCTGCATTGCCATTTGCCCTATTCAGCGCTTGTGTGCTAGGCGTTGGTATCATGATGGGCGGTAAATGGGCATATGAATCTTTATCATTTGGCGGCTATTGGGCATGGGACCCGGTAGAAAATGCCTCTTTGGTTCCCTGGTTAATTTTAATAGCGGGATTACATACCATGGTTGTGCACAAAGCAACCGGGCATTCTTTAAGAGCAAGCTATTTGTTTGTCATTCTTACTTTTATTTTTATTCTTTATTCTACAACACTTACCCGCACAGGAGTTTTAGGCGATACCTCAGTTCATGCTTTTACAGAAAAAGGAATTGCCATGAATGTTTTAATTAGTTCCTTTTTTATAGCATTTGCTGTCGGCTCACTCATTTTATTTGGTATCAACTATAAAAAAATACCAGCCATACATAAAGAAGAAAGCACTTCCTCCAGGGAATTCTGGATGTTTATCGGCTCACTGGTTTTATTCTTATCGTCTTTATTCATCAGTGCTAAAACATCATTGCCCGTTTTTAACTGGATGTTTGGCACCCATTGGGCACCACCCGAAGACGTGGAGTTCTCTTATAACAAAGTAATAATACTGGTAGCTGTTATTATTGGAATATTAAGCGCCATTACACAATATTTTAAATACAAAAGCACGCCCTCCTCTTTCATAAGAAAAAAAATATTGATACCAACCATTGCTGCGTTGGTAATAACCATACTGCTTTATTTTATTTATCCGATCGATTACCATAAGCAAGGGTATGGTTTTTTAGGCGCTATTTATTTTGCATTGTTTGCAACGATCTATTCTGTTATAGCAAACGCCAGCTACATATGGAGTGCATTAAACGGGAAATTAAAAAATGCCGGTGCCTCTATTGCACATGCAGGCTTTGCATTGATGCTGACAGGAATATTGATTTCATCCGGCAATAAAAAAGTGATCAGTGAAGATAAATTCAAGAACTTTTTTATACCGATGGGCATTGATCCGTTAACGAAGAAACAGGATAATGCGGCAGAAAATATAAACCTGATACGCCAGGTGCCTACCACAATGGGACAATATACAGTGACGTATCGGGGAGATAGCGCAGGCAATGAAAAAGGGAAACGTTTTTATGATCTGCTATTTGAGCGTAAAGATTCTGTTACAGGAAACCTTGCGGAATCATTTACCTTAAAACCTACTGTTTATTTAATGAAGGATAAAAACATGAGCAGTAATCCTGACATCAAATCCTATTTAACACACGATATTTTTACTTATATATCTTATACGCTTAATCCTGAAACAAACCAGGACACTGCACATTACACATTACATGATGTAAAAGAAGGAGATACTATTTTCTATTCTAAGGGGATCATGATCTTTAACGGCGTGACAAAAAATGCGGTTGATAATAAGTTCAAGCTTTCTCCTGCTAACGGAATTGTTGTACAGGCAAATTTAACCGTGATAGGTAAAGACAGCATGAAATATATTGCAGAACCGGTAATACAGATCGATAATGAATCTGCTACCAGTTTTGAAGACACCCTGTATGCACAAAACCTGTATGTAAAATTTGCAGGGGTTACTTCTGATAATAAAGTAAAAATTGCGGTTAAAGAATCTGAAAAAATAATCGACTTTGTAACCATTAAAGCATTTTACTTTCCTTATATAAAATTAGTCTGGTTAGGATTATTATTAATGGTAGCCGGCTTTATTGTAAGTATCCGCCAGCGGGCTAATCTTTCTACTCCTGTCGTAACAATTGTTTTGATCGTTGTGTTGGCTACGCTCTTCTATATGTTTATGTAA